The following proteins are co-located in the Anoplopoma fimbria isolate UVic2021 breed Golden Eagle Sablefish chromosome 18, Afim_UVic_2022, whole genome shotgun sequence genome:
- the iyd gene encoding iodotyrosine deiodinase 1, with protein sequence MVVLSVLTPVLAVVLCLVIGFMLVRSAQTETTSSTSSGETERTPKADFRPWVDQDLQDDTEIKGREDEDGDWVDSNEEEELLHVAYSASVYPEETMLERSKDFYTQMNQRRSVRFISPEPVPREVINNVIRTAGTAPSGAHTEPWTFVVVSDPETKHQIRLIVEEEEEVNYRQRMGDKWVHDLSRLKTNWIKEYLDVAPYLILVFKQTYGILPNGKKRTHYYNEISVSISCGLLLAALQNVGLVTVTSTPLNCGPQLRLLLKRPANEKLLMLLPVGYPASDATVPDLKRKPLDDIMVHI encoded by the exons ATGGTCGTCCTGTCGGTCCTCACGCCTGTCCTGGCGGTGGTCCTCTGCCTCGTGATCGGATTCATGCTGGTGAGGTCAGCGCAGACAGAGACCACCTCCTCGACCTCCTCTGGAGAAACCGAACGGACCCCAAAGGCGGACTTTAGACCGTGGGTGGACCAGGACCTGCAGGACGACACAGAAATCAAAGGGAGAGAGGATG AGGATGGTGATTGGGTGGACAGTAATGAGGAGGAAGAACTTCTACACGTGGCCTACTCAGCATCAGTTTACCCAGAGGAGACGATGCTGGAGAGATCTAAGGATTTTTACACTCAGATGAACCAGCGGAGGAGTGTCCGATTCATCAGTCCAGAGCCAGTCCCACGAGAAGTCATTAATAATGTTATCCGCACTGCAG GTACGGCCCCTAGTGGAGCCCACACAGAGCCCTGGACGTTTGTCGTGGTGTCAGACCCGGAGACCAAGCACCAGATCAGACTGATtgtggaagaagaggaggaggtcaaCTACCGTCAGAGGATGGGGGACAAGTGGGTCCATGATTTGTCCAGATTAAA GACAAACTGGATCAAGGAATACTTGGATGTGGCGCCGTATCTTATCCTCGTCTTCAAACAGACCTATGGGATCCTACCGAATGGCAAGAAAAGGACACATTACTACAACGAAATCAGTGTCTCCATATCGTGTGGCCTCCTGTTGGCTGCATTACAG AACGTGGGTCTTGTCACCGTCACATCGACGCCACTAAACTGCGGCCCCCAGCTCAGGCTCCTCCTCAAACGGCCAGCCAATGAGAAGCTGTTGATGTTACTTCCTGTAGGTTACCCTGCTTCTGACGCCACAGTGCCTGACCTGAAACGCAAGCCTCTGGATGATATCATGGTGCACATATAA